One part of the Oceanihabitans sp. IOP_32 genome encodes these proteins:
- the pglX gene encoding BREX-1 system adenine-specific DNA-methyltransferase PglX yields the protein MNTNNLKRFAQAARLKLLDQIGAKLEKVLTTDSAELREKANQIKQLQEAINKSSKQQVIDTVAYTWFNRLVALRFMDVNAYEPIGIKVVSPASNATLPELLQEAKAGNISQELPVNHQRIYQILDGTIPSSNAQNEAYRELLVGACNQLHTVFPFLFERINDYSELLLPDDLISEFSIVEDIKNGMPPEDCEEVEIIGWIYQFYISEKKDEVFASKAKIKKEDIPAATQLFTPRWIVEYMVQNTVGKLWLQNKPQSRLREHMPYFIESPSVKSDDYLKINSVEEITLLDQACGSGHILVYGFELLSKIYEEEGYNESEIPKLIIEKNLYGFEIDVRAAQLAGLALMLKARSYQRRVFKKEITPNILCYKDLKLTAEEIKDSFSQMVFKATDALLFDLNNMQQATNLGSLMIPQTNSQELTNILEVVNSKLNTNDIFLKENLIQIKEALEQLVLLSTKFHCVVDNPPYMGGGNMNKALGDFVKVFYPDSKADLMACFMEAGLKALKPKGFLGMINQHSWMFLSSYEKLRKKLIKNTFFDTLLHLGSRTFPEIGGEVVQNASFTFWNTTADEKGSYLRLVDENTTELKRNKTLQAIQDFDCSWFYRSDQSDFNKIPGNQIAYWLKTKSFQIFENELMGVQTTLFQGIITGKNDEAIRLWSEIENNKFSCELEDINEFNELKYWVPYNKGGLSKKWYGNLELVINFSQKGRDFTRGKHQFYRYFFKPCFSWNYIGSNTPMARYYYGNTIWDVHGSSGFMKENDKLLYRMALINSKVGKYLLNIINPTISFQVENIAAIPIIESDKSNLELIQNNISNSSVEWNSRETAWDFKQNELIRINGQDTSASLGTGLEEAYDSYCHYWQNKFFELHKNEEELNKQFIDIYGLQDELTPDVLLEDITILKEETSIVNNQLVFNAKEVLQQFVSYAVGCMFGRYSLDKPGLILANQGETLEDYLKAVTLSAVEVSFLPDDDNIIPILDNEWFEDDIVGRFYEFLKVTFGKANFEKNLAFVEECLGKDIRKYFLKDFYTDHVKRYKKRPIYWMFSSPSGAFNVLIYMHRYTPDTLNQILNGYLKDYREKLTAELDRQAHLKNVGTAREQTLATREEDRIRKVLLELQEYERELYKMATERISIDLDDGVLVNYNKFGKIIKEVKGLNDKKAKDKVRKFDWIDVTEIR from the coding sequence ATGAACACCAACAACCTAAAACGCTTCGCACAAGCAGCACGCTTAAAACTACTGGACCAAATTGGCGCAAAGTTAGAAAAGGTACTCACCACCGATTCTGCAGAGTTACGCGAAAAAGCCAACCAAATAAAACAGTTACAAGAAGCCATTAATAAAAGTAGTAAGCAACAAGTTATTGATACCGTTGCCTATACCTGGTTTAACCGTTTGGTAGCCCTACGCTTTATGGATGTAAACGCTTACGAACCTATTGGCATAAAAGTAGTATCGCCAGCTAGTAATGCCACTTTGCCAGAGTTATTGCAAGAAGCCAAAGCAGGTAATATATCGCAAGAGTTGCCTGTAAACCACCAACGTATTTACCAAATACTAGATGGTACAATACCAAGTAGCAACGCCCAAAATGAAGCCTACAGAGAATTATTAGTTGGTGCTTGCAACCAGTTGCATACGGTATTTCCGTTTTTATTTGAACGTATTAACGATTATTCCGAACTACTATTACCAGACGATCTCATTTCAGAGTTTTCTATTGTAGAAGACATTAAAAATGGCATGCCACCAGAAGATTGCGAAGAAGTGGAAATTATTGGTTGGATTTATCAGTTTTATATTTCTGAAAAGAAAGATGAAGTGTTTGCAAGTAAAGCTAAAATAAAAAAAGAAGACATACCTGCGGCAACCCAACTCTTTACACCTCGTTGGATTGTAGAATATATGGTACAAAACACAGTTGGTAAGTTGTGGTTACAAAACAAGCCACAATCGCGATTACGTGAGCACATGCCTTATTTTATTGAGTCACCATCTGTAAAAAGTGACGATTATTTAAAAATAAATTCTGTTGAAGAGATTACCTTATTAGACCAAGCCTGTGGCTCGGGACATATTTTAGTTTATGGCTTTGAGTTACTTTCTAAAATTTATGAAGAAGAAGGCTATAACGAAAGCGAAATACCCAAGCTCATCATAGAAAAAAACCTCTATGGTTTTGAAATTGATGTACGTGCAGCCCAATTAGCAGGTTTAGCCTTAATGCTAAAAGCACGCAGTTACCAACGCAGAGTCTTTAAAAAAGAAATCACCCCTAATATTTTATGTTATAAAGATTTAAAACTAACAGCGGAAGAGATAAAAGACAGTTTTTCACAAATGGTTTTTAAAGCTACCGATGCTTTATTATTTGACCTTAACAACATGCAACAAGCTACCAATTTGGGTTCATTGATGATACCACAAACCAATAGCCAAGAACTTACTAATATTTTAGAAGTAGTAAATAGTAAACTGAACACCAACGATATCTTTTTAAAGGAAAACTTAATCCAAATTAAAGAGGCTTTAGAGCAATTAGTGTTGTTAAGTACCAAATTCCATTGTGTAGTAGATAACCCCCCTTATATGGGTGGTGGCAATATGAATAAAGCATTGGGCGACTTTGTAAAAGTGTTTTATCCAGACAGTAAAGCCGATTTAATGGCGTGTTTTATGGAAGCTGGTTTAAAAGCTTTAAAACCTAAAGGCTTTTTAGGGATGATTAACCAACACTCATGGATGTTTTTAAGCAGTTATGAAAAACTGCGAAAAAAACTGATAAAAAATACTTTTTTTGATACGCTACTGCATTTAGGGTCTCGCACCTTCCCAGAAATTGGTGGCGAAGTCGTGCAAAATGCTTCGTTTACGTTTTGGAACACAACAGCAGATGAAAAAGGAAGTTATTTGCGTTTAGTAGACGAAAATACGACTGAACTTAAACGTAACAAAACCCTTCAAGCTATTCAAGATTTTGATTGTAGTTGGTTTTATAGGTCAGATCAAAGTGATTTTAATAAAATACCAGGAAATCAAATAGCTTATTGGTTGAAAACGAAATCTTTTCAGATTTTTGAAAACGAGTTAATGGGTGTGCAAACCACTCTATTTCAGGGTATAATTACAGGTAAAAATGACGAAGCCATTAGGTTATGGAGTGAAATTGAAAATAATAAATTTTCTTGTGAATTAGAAGATATTAATGAATTCAATGAATTAAAATATTGGGTGCCTTATAATAAAGGAGGTCTCTCTAAAAAATGGTATGGTAATCTTGAATTAGTTATTAACTTCTCTCAAAAAGGACGGGATTTTACTCGAGGAAAACATCAATTCTATAGATATTTTTTCAAGCCATGTTTTTCGTGGAATTACATTGGTTCAAATACGCCTATGGCTAGATATTACTATGGAAATACTATTTGGGATGTTCATGGTTCTAGTGGTTTTATGAAAGAAAATGACAAACTATTATATAGAATGGCTTTAATAAATTCCAAAGTAGGAAAATACCTTTTAAATATTATCAACCCAACAATTAGTTTTCAGGTAGAAAACATTGCCGCAATTCCAATAATAGAGTCTGATAAAAGCAATTTAGAATTAATTCAGAATAATATTTCAAATTCTAGTGTTGAATGGAATTCAAGGGAAACCGCTTGGGACTTTAAACAAAATGAACTCATCCGTATCAATGGTCAAGACACCTCGGCTTCGCTCGGCACAGGCCTAGAAGAAGCTTATGATAGTTATTGCCACTACTGGCAAAATAAGTTTTTTGAGTTGCACAAAAATGAAGAAGAACTCAACAAACAGTTTATAGACATTTACGGCTTACAAGACGAGTTAACACCAGACGTACTGTTAGAAGATATTACCATTTTAAAAGAAGAAACCAGCATAGTCAACAACCAATTGGTATTTAATGCCAAAGAGGTATTACAACAATTTGTAAGTTATGCAGTGGGTTGTATGTTTGGGCGTTACAGTTTAGATAAACCAGGTTTAATCCTCGCCAATCAAGGCGAAACTTTGGAGGACTATCTTAAAGCTGTCACACTGAGCGCAGTCGAAGTGTCTTTCCTTCCCGATGATGATAATATTATACCAATCCTAGACAACGAATGGTTTGAAGACGATATCGTAGGACGTTTTTACGAGTTCTTAAAAGTCACCTTTGGGAAGGCCAATTTTGAGAAAAATCTCGCTTTTGTAGAAGAGTGTTTGGGTAAAGACATCCGTAAATACTTCTTAAAAGACTTTTATACAGACCATGTAAAACGCTATAAAAAACGTCCTATTTATTGGATGTTTTCTTCGCCATCAGGTGCGTTTAACGTGCTTATTTATATGCACCGCTACACACCAGATACGCTTAACCAAATACTAAACGGCTACCTAAAAGACTACCGCGAAAAACTAACAGCAGAATTAGACCGTCAAGCCCACCTTAAAAATGTGGGAACCGCCAGAGAGCAAACCCTTGCTACCAGAGAAGAAGACCGCATCCGCAAAGTACTACTAGAATTACAAGAATACGAGCGCGAACTCTACAAAATGGCCACAGAACGCATCAGCATCGATTTAGATGATGGCGTATTGGTTAATTACAACAAGTTTGGTAAGATTATTAAAGAAGTAAAAGGCCTTAACGATAAAAAAGCCAAAGACAAAGTGAGAAAATTTGATTGGATAGATGTAACGGAAATAAGGTAA
- a CDS encoding DUF262 domain-containing protein translates to MEKKTLSNILEGKILKIPDYQRGYAWEEQQWKDFVQDIDALIDDKIVNHYTGTIVIYQPKEKPTEYYGIDRLELVDVVDGQQRLTTSSLYLSIILKELIKQGEKDYDTKLPLLFSGTKSRLILNNDTSDFFFDLISKGTTNVAAITVHQKRLLEAHNYLKSHIQQQLDSKGTEGVSYLKDVFDAIIRKLNFSFYPIEVESEIGMTFELMNSRGKGLSALELLKNYLMHWVYRNITQENEKEDVTNTINKSWKEVYTNIAKCNGSENQCLRIAWTLYHSHTPKNWKGYKGFKDNDVIPLRDFSIKTKADTQQFINQFTYGLAEISMHYAAIIQPSKSSPIIDEFKWLTKIKNAGNIANFLPLMVATRLGVVADEIPHDKYINLLKALELFSYRVFLWQGKRSNAGLSKFYRWADDIFSKKHDIEAVTEWILGTINWYSNENSFRKELKEDFYDWYHWRRLLRYTLYEYELDLLTEEGKGAKPKLAWDDLTDATFEHILPQTPKEDSIWKQQWTDEDIETYLHDISNIVLTKDNSHYLNFEFSRKKGEAGIGHCYANSDIRQERKIAEFADWTPESCKQRKDTLNKWIIDRWGIDQHYKVPKEIEDIEEEEEILETV, encoded by the coding sequence ATGGAAAAAAAAACATTATCAAATATTTTAGAGGGGAAAATACTCAAAATACCAGACTATCAAAGAGGTTATGCTTGGGAAGAACAACAATGGAAAGATTTTGTTCAAGATATAGATGCTTTAATTGATGATAAAATTGTAAATCATTATACAGGCACCATTGTTATTTATCAACCTAAAGAAAAGCCTACAGAATATTATGGAATTGATAGACTGGAACTAGTTGATGTTGTAGATGGCCAACAACGATTAACAACGTCAAGTCTTTATTTATCTATTATATTGAAAGAATTAATAAAGCAAGGAGAAAAAGATTATGACACTAAATTACCGCTTTTGTTTTCCGGAACTAAAAGTCGTCTTATTTTAAATAACGATACTTCAGATTTCTTTTTTGACCTTATCTCAAAAGGTACGACAAACGTTGCTGCAATAACGGTGCATCAAAAAAGACTTTTAGAGGCTCACAATTATCTTAAATCACATATTCAACAGCAATTAGATTCAAAAGGTACTGAAGGTGTAAGTTATCTAAAAGATGTATTTGATGCTATTATACGCAAACTTAATTTTTCGTTTTATCCTATTGAAGTTGAGAGTGAAATTGGGATGACATTTGAACTAATGAATTCCAGAGGGAAAGGACTTTCAGCGTTAGAGTTATTAAAAAACTACCTGATGCATTGGGTGTATAGAAATATCACACAAGAAAACGAAAAAGAGGATGTTACCAATACGATTAATAAATCTTGGAAAGAAGTATATACCAATATTGCAAAATGTAACGGTAGCGAAAATCAATGTTTAAGAATAGCGTGGACTTTATATCATTCGCACACACCAAAAAACTGGAAGGGTTATAAAGGCTTTAAGGACAATGATGTTATTCCGTTAAGAGACTTTTCAATAAAAACGAAAGCAGATACCCAACAGTTTATAAACCAGTTTACTTATGGATTAGCAGAAATTTCTATGCATTATGCTGCTATTATACAGCCTTCCAAAAGTTCACCAATTATAGACGAATTTAAATGGTTAACTAAAATTAAAAATGCGGGTAACATAGCAAATTTTTTACCACTTATGGTAGCTACTCGTTTAGGTGTTGTTGCAGATGAAATCCCTCATGACAAATATATTAACTTACTAAAAGCATTAGAACTATTTTCGTATCGCGTGTTTTTGTGGCAAGGGAAACGTAGTAATGCAGGACTCTCTAAATTTTACAGATGGGCAGATGATATTTTCTCTAAAAAACATGATATTGAAGCAGTAACTGAATGGATTTTAGGTACCATTAATTGGTATTCTAATGAAAATAGCTTTAGAAAAGAACTTAAAGAAGATTTTTACGATTGGTATCATTGGAGACGATTATTACGATATACATTGTATGAATACGAACTGGATTTACTCACAGAAGAGGGAAAAGGCGCTAAACCTAAACTAGCTTGGGATGATTTAACCGATGCCACTTTTGAGCATATTTTACCACAAACACCAAAAGAGGATTCTATATGGAAACAACAATGGACAGATGAAGACATTGAAACCTATCTACACGACATCTCAAACATTGTTTTAACCAAAGACAATTCTCATTATTTAAATTTCGAGTTTTCCAGAAAGAAGGGAGAAGCAGGAATAGGACATTGCTATGCCAATTCAGACATACGACAAGAACGTAAAATTGCAGAGTTTGCAGATTGGACACCAGAAAGCTGTAAACAAAGAAAAGATACACTTAATAAATGGATTATAGATAGATGGGGAATAGACCAACATTATAAAGTACCTAAAGAGATAGAAGATATTGAAGAGGAAGAAGAAATTTTAGAAACTGTTTAG
- the brxC gene encoding BREX system P-loop protein BrxC encodes MIKDFFEKDINRSIETVIKADDRDHIATEVTEYVITDEIAKKIRDFFQAYNDYAGANGVWISGFFGSGKSHLLKMISYVLENKQYDGYHSGELFAEKVDDDAMLKADILNATRIPSESVLFNIDQQAQITSKEDANAILAVFYKVFYDHLGYYGFQPHVAEFEMWLDSKGKYEAFKAEYEKVNGITWEVDRLEYFVVEVKDILASIFNESPDKYENILDELEDRNKQSIEDFCNRVKSYIDTKPKGFRLNFFVDEVGQYISDNTKLMLNLQTIAETLATKTKGNSWILVTSQEDMETVVGDMNKSQQNDFSRIQARFKIKIPLTSANVDEVIEKRLLHKKDTYQKQLEKAHKTNAAHLQSLLSFSEAGVQFKGFKSDKDFANKFPFAPYQFDLFQQCRIALSNHNAFQGKHASVGERSMLGVFQQVIQAIEKRDENALVSFDLMFQGIRNELRGDIQQSLQLGERQLNDPFEIKVLKTLFLVKYFNSFKTTKRNISVLLIDDINVDLKAHEEKIEKALTVLENQSYVQRNGDIYEFLTDDEKDIEEEIKNTDIDDQAVTTLLKEILFDEIIKDNRITYLDNKQAYDFTSKINGTILGREKELEIEIITDDFENNETYIQSQTMGSTAMKLLLSPNPTFMRDIRMYIKTAKYERQNRGNSTSPQVARILQEKSIQNVTRKKNLITLANKALAESNAFVNGSKLEASSTADGKTKVINVFQNLVAAVYPNLRMLKGVAFTEDTIKTTIHSKQDDLFSGDDATMSEAETEILSLINRRKKQSDRTSLNDVKNEFIKKPYGWYPNAVWTTIAKLYKRGKIELTQNANLLENDEVLNALLNSSNHGNTLLEPQATFNDASVKKLKDIYKDAFDESCAFREAKDVATAFKEKLKDMSIQVNQLLASKRDYPFLSSLEPFADQLTKWSKKEYAYFLINTNDFEDALLDTKEDLLDPIKRFMNGEQRNIYDQVKKLLDGNTANFDYIQGDELEVLKTLLASNTPYKGNGVQLAKAAKDQLATKVLTLIEEEKEKATKKAEDLITDITSRKEYKALETAQQQQTITGLEQRKKALKDERFIANIRQSYNQLSELHTAALNLMATYLAKPQEDGKAAEPTTKYIRRSNVHIDFDKKELHTEADVLEYIEAVKEAYLKRIKDNIRITL; translated from the coding sequence ATGATCAAAGATTTTTTTGAAAAGGATATAAACAGATCTATCGAAACGGTTATCAAAGCAGACGATCGCGACCATATCGCAACTGAGGTTACCGAATACGTTATAACAGACGAAATTGCTAAAAAAATAAGAGACTTTTTTCAAGCCTACAATGATTATGCTGGTGCCAATGGGGTTTGGATTTCTGGTTTCTTCGGTAGTGGTAAATCTCATTTATTAAAAATGATTTCCTATGTACTAGAAAACAAACAATACGATGGATATCATTCTGGCGAATTGTTTGCAGAAAAGGTAGACGACGATGCCATGTTAAAAGCCGATATTTTAAACGCAACACGTATTCCGTCAGAGTCTGTACTATTCAACATAGATCAACAAGCACAAATTACCAGTAAAGAAGACGCTAATGCCATTCTTGCTGTTTTCTATAAAGTATTCTATGACCATTTGGGCTATTACGGATTTCAACCGCATGTAGCAGAGTTTGAAATGTGGTTAGATAGCAAAGGTAAATACGAAGCTTTTAAAGCAGAGTATGAAAAAGTAAACGGTATTACTTGGGAAGTAGATCGATTAGAATATTTTGTTGTTGAGGTGAAAGATATTTTAGCATCAATTTTTAATGAAAGTCCTGATAAATATGAAAATATCCTTGATGAATTAGAAGACAGAAACAAGCAATCTATTGAAGATTTTTGTAATCGTGTAAAAAGCTACATTGACACGAAACCCAAAGGCTTCCGTTTAAATTTCTTTGTAGATGAGGTTGGCCAGTATATAAGCGACAACACAAAGCTTATGCTTAACTTGCAAACTATTGCAGAAACTTTAGCAACCAAAACCAAAGGAAACTCTTGGATATTAGTGACCTCGCAAGAAGATATGGAAACGGTTGTTGGTGATATGAACAAAAGCCAGCAAAACGACTTTTCGCGTATCCAAGCACGTTTTAAAATAAAAATACCATTAACCTCTGCCAATGTTGATGAGGTGATAGAAAAACGATTGCTTCACAAAAAAGATACCTATCAAAAGCAATTGGAAAAAGCCCATAAAACCAATGCGGCTCATTTACAATCGCTTTTGTCTTTTTCTGAAGCTGGCGTACAGTTTAAAGGGTTTAAAAGCGATAAGGATTTTGCAAATAAATTTCCATTTGCACCCTATCAGTTCGATTTATTTCAACAATGTCGTATTGCTTTATCAAACCACAATGCCTTTCAAGGAAAACATGCTTCCGTAGGAGAACGCTCTATGTTAGGCGTGTTTCAACAAGTCATTCAAGCTATTGAAAAAAGAGATGAAAACGCTCTGGTTAGTTTTGATTTAATGTTTCAAGGTATCCGTAACGAATTGCGTGGAGACATCCAGCAATCACTACAATTGGGTGAGCGCCAACTAAACGACCCATTCGAAATCAAAGTGTTAAAAACGCTCTTTTTAGTAAAATACTTCAACAGCTTTAAAACCACCAAACGCAATATTTCGGTGTTATTGATAGATGATATCAATGTCGATTTAAAAGCACACGAAGAAAAAATTGAGAAAGCGCTAACCGTTTTAGAAAACCAAAGTTACGTGCAACGTAATGGTGACATCTACGAGTTTTTAACCGATGATGAAAAGGATATTGAAGAAGAAATTAAAAATACAGACATTGATGATCAGGCAGTAACCACCTTATTAAAGGAAATTCTGTTTGATGAGATTATCAAAGACAATCGTATCACCTACCTAGACAACAAGCAAGCCTACGATTTTACCAGTAAAATAAACGGAACCATATTAGGTCGCGAAAAAGAACTGGAAATTGAAATCATAACCGACGATTTCGAAAACAACGAAACCTACATTCAATCGCAAACTATGGGTAGTACTGCCATGAAGTTGTTATTGTCGCCCAACCCAACCTTTATGCGCGATATACGCATGTACATAAAAACAGCAAAGTACGAAAGGCAAAATCGTGGTAACAGTACCAGTCCACAAGTAGCACGTATTTTACAGGAAAAATCTATTCAAAACGTTACACGTAAAAAGAACTTAATCACATTGGCAAACAAAGCATTGGCAGAATCGAATGCTTTTGTAAATGGTAGCAAATTGGAAGCATCTTCTACAGCCGATGGTAAAACCAAAGTCATTAACGTATTTCAAAATTTAGTGGCTGCTGTATATCCTAATTTACGTATGCTTAAAGGTGTAGCGTTTACAGAAGATACCATTAAAACAACCATACATTCCAAACAAGACGATTTATTTTCTGGTGATGACGCTACGATGTCCGAAGCTGAAACAGAAATATTAAGTCTCATCAACAGGCGTAAAAAACAAAGTGACCGTACATCATTAAACGATGTGAAAAATGAGTTTATTAAAAAACCGTATGGTTGGTATCCTAATGCAGTGTGGACCACCATTGCAAAATTGTATAAACGTGGTAAAATAGAATTAACGCAAAATGCTAATTTATTAGAAAATGATGAGGTGTTAAACGCCCTATTAAACAGCTCAAACCATGGCAATACTTTATTAGAACCGCAAGCAACTTTTAATGATGCTTCTGTAAAAAAATTAAAAGACATCTATAAAGATGCGTTTGATGAAAGCTGCGCCTTTCGTGAAGCTAAAGATGTAGCGACTGCTTTTAAAGAAAAACTAAAAGACATGTCCATACAAGTTAATCAACTGTTAGCAAGTAAACGAGACTATCCATTTTTAAGCAGTTTAGAACCCTTTGCAGACCAGTTAACAAAATGGTCAAAAAAAGAATATGCCTATTTCTTAATCAATACTAACGATTTTGAAGATGCTTTACTAGATACTAAAGAAGATCTGCTAGATCCTATCAAGCGATTTATGAATGGTGAGCAGCGTAATATTTACGACCAGGTTAAAAAATTACTCGATGGTAATACAGCTAATTTCGATTACATTCAAGGCGATGAACTAGAAGTTCTTAAAACCTTACTCGCAAGTAACACGCCCTACAAAGGCAATGGCGTACAGTTAGCTAAAGCAGCCAAAGATCAATTAGCAACTAAAGTATTAACGCTAATTGAAGAAGAAAAGGAAAAGGCGACTAAAAAAGCAGAAGACTTAATTACAGACATTACTTCACGTAAAGAATACAAGGCGTTAGAGACTGCACAACAACAGCAAACTATTACTGGTTTAGAGCAACGTAAAAAAGCCTTAAAAGACGAGCGCTTTATCGCTAACATCCGCCAGAGTTACAATCAGTTATCCGAGTTGCATACTGCTGCCTTAAACCTTATGGCGACTTATTTAGCGAAACCACAAGAAGATGGTAAAGCAGCAGAACCAACTACAAAATACATTCGTAGGTCTAACGTGCATATCGATTTTGATAAAAAAGAACTGCATACCGAAGCCGATGTATTAGAATATATAGAAGCGGTTAAAGAAGCCTATTTAAAAAGAATAAAAGACAATATTAGAATAACACTATAA